Proteins encoded within one genomic window of Myxococcaceae bacterium JPH2:
- a CDS encoding acyltransferase: MSLAPRSLPALTGLRFLAASHVVVFHYLAREGMPGWLVQTLMSGPNSVTLFFVLSGFILAYSYLGAEPNARVPARAFWAARFARVYPVYLLGLLLAAPVFVSKGLQERGLSSASLLDLGGVSAAVMGLVQAWFPAAACQWNCPGWSLSVEAFFYLVFPFAALPVLRLGPRRLVVALGLSVLAGAALVVAWLAVERTVAAAPGGIISHDAWMVVGAYHPLLRLPHFLVGVFLGRLYCLRRLSVSATPGWDAALVTVGVGASLGLMAHGWEPTALAFKDVALLPGFACLLWGLAGGTEPLGRVLSQPFVVRLGEASYALYLLHAPLNNWLRAADQTLHLGWWSRGLGFFTAYALVSVAVSLAVFRYVEEPARRWLRQRLTTRQHSAAAPRPAP; encoded by the coding sequence ATGAGCCTCGCTCCTCGTTCGTTGCCCGCGCTCACCGGTCTGCGTTTCCTCGCGGCCTCGCACGTCGTGGTTTTCCACTACCTGGCTCGTGAGGGGATGCCAGGCTGGCTCGTCCAGACGCTGATGAGTGGGCCCAACAGCGTGACGCTGTTCTTCGTGCTGTCTGGTTTCATCCTGGCCTACAGCTATCTGGGGGCGGAGCCGAATGCGCGCGTCCCGGCGCGAGCCTTCTGGGCCGCCCGGTTCGCGCGCGTCTATCCCGTCTATCTGCTGGGCTTGCTCCTCGCGGCGCCCGTGTTCGTGAGCAAGGGATTGCAGGAGCGAGGGCTCTCCAGCGCCTCGCTCCTGGACCTGGGCGGTGTGAGCGCCGCCGTCATGGGGTTGGTGCAGGCGTGGTTTCCCGCCGCGGCCTGCCAGTGGAACTGTCCTGGCTGGTCGCTGTCCGTCGAGGCGTTCTTCTATCTGGTGTTCCCCTTCGCGGCGCTCCCGGTGCTGCGCCTCGGGCCCCGTCGGCTCGTCGTGGCCCTGGGCCTCAGCGTGCTCGCGGGGGCGGCCCTGGTCGTCGCGTGGCTCGCGGTGGAGCGGACCGTCGCGGCTGCTCCAGGCGGAATCATCTCGCATGACGCGTGGATGGTGGTCGGGGCCTACCACCCGCTGCTGCGGCTGCCGCACTTCCTCGTGGGCGTGTTCCTCGGCCGCCTGTACTGCCTGCGCCGATTGAGCGTCAGCGCCACTCCCGGATGGGACGCGGCCCTCGTCACCGTGGGCGTGGGGGCCAGCCTGGGGCTGATGGCGCACGGCTGGGAGCCCACCGCGCTCGCGTTCAAGGACGTGGCGCTCCTGCCCGGCTTCGCGTGCCTGCTGTGGGGACTCGCGGGAGGGACGGAGCCCCTGGGCCGCGTGCTGTCCCAGCCATTCGTCGTGAGGTTGGGCGAGGCCAGCTACGCGCTCTATCTGCTCCACGCGCCCCTCAACAACTGGCTGCGCGCGGCGGACCAGACGCTGCACCTGGGATGGTGGTCGCGCGGGCTCGGCTTCTTCACGGCATATGCGCTCGTGTCCGTGGCCGTGTCGCTGGCGGTTTTCCGCTACGTGGAGGAGCCCGCGCGTCGCTGGCTGCGTCAGCGGCTGACCACGCGTCAACACTCCGCGGCGGCTCCACGGCCCGCCCCCTGA